The genomic stretch AAACGATCGCTCGATCCTGCAATTTCACTGCGGGTTGACTGCGGTGGTCGAGCGGGCGACGGCCCGGGCGGATCAGTTATCGGCGGACGAATTCACCGCCGCCGCTGCGAATTTCGAACGCAAGATCGCCCGGTATTCGCCGCGCTTCGTGGCGTTTCTCGGCAAGGCTGCCTATGCCGGGTTGTCCGGGAAAAAGTCGATTGAATGGGGGCTGCAAAACACCCCGTTTGGCGGCGCGGCAGTGTGGGTTCTGCCGAATCCCAGCGGCCGCAATCTGGCGTTCAACCAGGAACAACTGGTGACGGCGTATCGACAGCTTTACCTGGCATCGAGCGAAACCACATAAGCACGAAACATGTCGGCCATCGCCTCCGCACGCGCGGTGATTTCGTCGTCAGTACGCGGGCTGAGTGAGAAATCCTTCCCCACCGAACTGAGTGTGGCCAGGATCAGATCGCAGGCCAGTGTACGAGTGGATTCGCTCGCCTCGGGCAGCAATTCAACCATGAACGCCTCAAAGGTTCGCTTGCCCGCCGCCCGCACTTCATGGGCCTCCGGTGCATCGCGATAGAGCGGCGCCGCATCGCTCAACGCACCGCGCATCTGCGCCTCTTCACACTCCGAACGAATGAACGCATGCACCAGCGTGCGCAGGCGATCCAGTGGCGGCGCCTCCCGATTTTGCAGAATCCGCTGCAGCATCTCCGTGGTCTGCAACCACTCATCACTCTGCAACCGAAACAGAATCGCCGCCTTGTTCGGGAAGTACTGATACAGCGAGCCCACGCTCACGCCAGCCTTCTCCGCAACCCGCGCCGTGGTGAATCGGGCCGCACCTTCCTTGGCCAAAACCTGAATAGCCGCCTGCAGAATCGCCGAAACCAACTCGGCGGAGCGGGCCTGCTGCGGCTGTTTGCGAGAGGAAATACGGGCAGTCTGGCGGTCGGTCATGGTCGGCTCAGGCGTGAAGAGGGAATGCGAATAGCGAATCGGGCCATTCGCTCGCATCATTTAAACGCGACGAATCATTCGCATTTTAGCCCTCAACTGACGGAAAACCACCATGACAACCTTGACCACTGAACCCCTGGCAACCCTGATCGAGCGCCTCTACACCCAGGCTAGCGCCGCCACCAGTCCGCTCCTGAACACCGTCTCCAACGAAGAACGCGAGCGCCTGATGCACAGCAAAACCGAGTACCGCGAACTCTACGGCATGCTCAAAGACCTGTGGCTGCCTGTCTCCCGCGACACCGGCAAACTGCTGTACATGCTGGCCCGTAGCACCCAGGCCAAAGCCATTGTTGAGTTCGGCACCTCGTTCGGCCTGTCGACCCTGCACCTGGCAGCGGCGCTGCGGGACAACGGCGGCGGTGTGCTGATCGGCAGCGAATTCGAACCGTCGAAAATCGAACTGGCGCGGCATCACTTCGTTGAGGGTGGCGTCAGTGATCTGATTGAAGTCCGCGAAGGTGATGCACTTGTGACCTTGGCGAGTGACCTGCCGGCGACGGTCGATCTGTTGCTGCTCGACGGCGCCAAGGCGTTGTATGGCGACGTGTTGAATCTGGTTGAAAAACACCTGCGCCCCGGCGCACTGGTGGTGGCCGACAACACCAATTACTGCCCGGAATACCTGGCCCATGTGCGCTCGCCGGAGAACGGTTACCTCAGCGTGCCGTTTGCCGATGACATTGAAGTGTCGATGCGGTTGGGCTGAGCGGTGGCATCCGAAATGCCGCGAGGGTGGGTGTTGCTTCAGAAGCGGACCTTCGAGGCATTTTCCGGTTTGATCTTTCATGCGTGCGACAGGATTCGTCTATCGTCATGAAGACCAACACATGGCCAGGATCAGGGAGCTGATCATGAATCGTCAGGACGACCTCAACATCATCTGGAAGCGGATATTCTGGATTTTCATAGCCCTGTTGTTGCTGGCGATTGCCGTCACTTACAGTCTGCCCGACTACAAAGTGCCCTTTATCGTTTGTATCGCCGGGAATATCGGGGGCTACGTAGGGTTTCACAGACGACTGTCGATACTGACCGATCCGGAAATCGAAAACCTCGCCAAGTCATGGTTCGCTTTGATACTGCCTTCATTCATCGGCGGGATACTGGCGGGGCTGTTGTATCTCCTGTTCCTTTCCGGCGTTATCAGGGGCGATCTGTTTCCGGTGATCGTTCCGGACGACGATCCGAAATGTTTGAAGCAAATCTTCAACGATATTTTTTGCCAACATGCGGAAGGGTACGCGGCCTACGCCAAGTTGCTGTTCTGGTCATTCGTGGCGGGCTTCAATCAAGACTACGTCGTTGACCTGATTGAAAACATAAAAGGCACCGACAAAAAGACTGACCAAGGCTGAAGGGTACTGTTGCCCGGCTTAGTGCTGCTTTTTTGAAATGACATCG from Pseudomonas allokribbensis encodes the following:
- the mug gene encoding G/U mismatch-specific DNA glycosylase; the encoded protein is MGLEDILTEGLSVVFCGINPGLLAAEQGHHFAGRSNRFWRTLHLAGFTPHEVSPENDRSILQFHCGLTAVVERATARADQLSADEFTAAAANFERKIARYSPRFVAFLGKAAYAGLSGKKSIEWGLQNTPFGGAAVWVLPNPSGRNLAFNQEQLVTAYRQLYLASSETT
- a CDS encoding O-methyltransferase; this translates as MTTLTTEPLATLIERLYTQASAATSPLLNTVSNEERERLMHSKTEYRELYGMLKDLWLPVSRDTGKLLYMLARSTQAKAIVEFGTSFGLSTLHLAAALRDNGGGVLIGSEFEPSKIELARHHFVEGGVSDLIEVREGDALVTLASDLPATVDLLLLDGAKALYGDVLNLVEKHLRPGALVVADNTNYCPEYLAHVRSPENGYLSVPFADDIEVSMRLG
- a CDS encoding TetR family transcriptional regulator; translation: MTDRQTARISSRKQPQQARSAELVSAILQAAIQVLAKEGAARFTTARVAEKAGVSVGSLYQYFPNKAAILFRLQSDEWLQTTEMLQRILQNREAPPLDRLRTLVHAFIRSECEEAQMRGALSDAAPLYRDAPEAHEVRAAGKRTFEAFMVELLPEASESTRTLACDLILATLSSVGKDFSLSPRTDDEITARAEAMADMFRAYVVSLDAR